A region of Streptomyces cinnamoneus DNA encodes the following proteins:
- a CDS encoding sugar porter family MFS transporter — protein sequence MTSTATAPGTEGRKAHPDHLGHVIFITAAAAMGGFLFGYDSSVINGAVEGIRGKYDIGSAALAQVIAIALIGCAIGAATAGRVADRIGRIRVMQISAALFTISAVGSALPFALWDLAFWRVLGGIAIGMASVIGPAYIAEVSPPAYRGRLGAFQQAAIVVGIAISQLVNWGILNVADGDQRGHVLGIEAWQLMLGVMVVPAVLYGLLSFAIPESPRFLISVNKIDKAKAVLADVEGRTVDLDKRVAEIELAMKSEQKSTFKDLLGGRFGLLPIVWVGIGLSVFQQFVGINVAFYYSSTLWQSVGVNPESSFFYSFTTSIINIVGTVIAMVLVDRVGRKPLALVGSVGMAVSLALEAWAFASKAADGTLPTTQGTVALIAAHAFVLFFALSWGVVVWVFLGEMFPNRIRAAALGVAASAQWVANWAITASFPSLADWNLSGAYVIYTVFAVLSIPFVMKFVKETKGKALEEMG from the coding sequence TTGACCAGCACTGCGACGGCGCCGGGGACGGAGGGCCGCAAGGCCCATCCGGACCACCTCGGCCATGTCATCTTCATCACCGCGGCCGCGGCCATGGGTGGCTTCCTCTTCGGCTACGACAGCTCCGTGATCAACGGCGCGGTCGAGGGCATCCGCGGGAAGTACGACATCGGCTCCGCCGCCCTGGCCCAGGTCATCGCCATCGCGCTGATCGGCTGCGCCATCGGCGCCGCCACGGCCGGCCGGGTCGCCGACCGCATCGGCCGCATCCGCGTCATGCAGATCTCCGCCGCGCTCTTCACGATCAGCGCGGTCGGCTCGGCGCTGCCCTTCGCGCTGTGGGACCTCGCCTTCTGGCGCGTCCTCGGCGGCATCGCCATCGGCATGGCCTCGGTCATCGGCCCGGCCTACATCGCCGAGGTCTCCCCGCCCGCCTACCGCGGCCGTCTCGGCGCCTTCCAGCAAGCCGCGATCGTCGTCGGCATCGCCATCTCCCAGCTCGTCAACTGGGGCATCCTCAACGTCGCCGACGGTGACCAGCGCGGTCACGTCCTGGGCATCGAGGCCTGGCAGCTCATGCTCGGCGTCATGGTGGTCCCGGCCGTCCTCTACGGCCTGCTCTCCTTCGCCATCCCCGAGTCCCCCCGCTTCCTGATCTCGGTCAACAAGATCGACAAGGCGAAGGCCGTCCTCGCCGACGTCGAGGGCCGCACCGTCGACCTCGACAAGCGCGTCGCCGAGATCGAGCTCGCGATGAAGAGCGAGCAGAAGTCGACCTTCAAGGACCTCCTGGGCGGCCGCTTCGGCCTCCTGCCGATCGTCTGGGTCGGCATCGGCCTCTCCGTCTTCCAGCAGTTCGTCGGCATCAACGTCGCGTTCTACTACTCGTCGACGCTGTGGCAGTCGGTGGGCGTCAACCCGGAGAGCTCGTTCTTCTACAGCTTCACGACGTCGATCATCAACATCGTCGGCACCGTGATCGCGATGGTCCTCGTCGACCGCGTCGGCCGCAAGCCGCTCGCGCTCGTCGGCTCGGTCGGTATGGCCGTCTCGCTGGCCCTTGAGGCATGGGCCTTCGCCTCCAAGGCCGCCGACGGCACCCTGCCGACCACCCAGGGCACCGTCGCCCTGATCGCGGCCCACGCCTTCGTGCTGTTCTTCGCGCTCTCCTGGGGCGTCGTGGTCTGGGTCTTCCTGGGCGAGATGTTCCCGAACCGCATCCGCGCGGCGGCCCTGGGCGTCGCCGCGTCGGCCCAGTGGGTGGCGAACTGGGCCATCACGGCCAGCTTCCCGAGCCTGGCGGACTGGAACCTGTCCGGCGCGTACGTGATCTACACGGTCTTCGCCGTGCTCTCGATCCCCTTCGTGATGAAGTTCGTGAAGGAGACGAAGGGCAAGGCGCTGGAGGAGATGGGCTAA
- a CDS encoding purine-cytosine permease family protein has product MDNAAEGANVSSPEGAAGAIETRGIEPVPDHERHGRVRELFPTWVAANISVLLLTMGAALIVFNALNFWQVLIVAACAALVSFGLVGVLSVSGKWGGAPGAMLSRATFGVRGNLFPGAILWVARFGWETINAVTGAYAVLTVLDLVLGVKSNTALIVVTLFVFVASTFLVSGMGRKALNVCNTWSTYLFGVFSVLVLGYLIANIKWDEVFSKPAGTTAMMIAGIGTIAAGGISWVPTGPDFARYLPHAASGKKIVGVTVSGAGLVMVPMVLMGGVMAVATPELADAPDPVSFLGDILPTWLAVPYLITAIVGMLLINSLSMYSAGFTAQTMGVKLPRAMAVSINAAISLIGGLLLMLVAKSFLSSFITFLILLAVSFSAWIGVYAVDMARRRSRAVRYDAEALMDTGRTSRYWYVGGYCWQAMTAWGVALVAGLCFTKCDWFSGPLASTFVGKYGLGWAATIVISAVMMAVLPVPRENGAGRVERATEREKVSA; this is encoded by the coding sequence ATGGACAACGCTGCCGAAGGCGCCAACGTGTCCAGCCCCGAAGGCGCCGCAGGCGCCATCGAGACCCGCGGCATCGAGCCCGTACCCGATCACGAGCGGCACGGCCGGGTCCGGGAGCTCTTCCCCACCTGGGTCGCCGCCAACATCAGCGTGTTGCTGCTCACCATGGGCGCGGCGCTGATCGTCTTCAACGCCCTGAACTTCTGGCAGGTCCTGATCGTCGCCGCGTGCGCGGCGCTCGTGTCGTTCGGCCTCGTCGGTGTGCTGTCCGTGTCCGGCAAGTGGGGCGGCGCGCCCGGCGCGATGCTCTCCCGGGCCACGTTCGGCGTGCGGGGCAACCTCTTCCCCGGCGCGATCCTGTGGGTCGCGCGCTTCGGCTGGGAGACGATCAACGCGGTCACCGGTGCGTACGCGGTGCTCACCGTCCTCGACCTGGTCCTCGGCGTGAAGAGCAACACCGCGCTGATCGTCGTGACGCTGTTCGTGTTCGTCGCGAGCACGTTCCTCGTGAGCGGCATGGGGCGCAAGGCGCTGAACGTCTGCAACACCTGGTCGACCTACCTGTTCGGCGTCTTCAGCGTGCTGGTGCTCGGCTACCTGATCGCCAACATCAAGTGGGACGAGGTCTTCTCCAAGCCCGCCGGTACGACCGCGATGATGATCGCCGGCATCGGCACGATCGCCGCGGGTGGCATCAGCTGGGTGCCGACCGGCCCCGACTTCGCGCGCTACCTGCCGCACGCCGCCTCCGGCAAGAAGATCGTCGGTGTGACCGTCTCGGGTGCGGGGCTCGTCATGGTGCCGATGGTGCTCATGGGCGGGGTCATGGCCGTGGCCACACCCGAGCTCGCGGACGCGCCGGACCCCGTGTCGTTCCTCGGCGACATCCTGCCGACCTGGCTGGCCGTCCCCTACCTGATCACCGCGATCGTGGGCATGCTGCTGATCAACAGCCTGTCGATGTACTCGGCCGGTTTCACCGCCCAGACGATGGGCGTGAAGCTGCCGCGGGCCATGGCCGTGAGCATCAACGCGGCGATCTCGCTCATCGGCGGCCTGCTGCTGATGCTCGTCGCGAAGAGCTTCCTGAGCTCCTTCATCACGTTCCTGATCCTGCTCGCCGTCTCGTTCTCCGCGTGGATCGGTGTCTACGCGGTGGACATGGCACGGCGCCGGTCGCGGGCGGTGCGGTACGACGCGGAGGCGCTCATGGACACCGGGCGCACGAGCCGGTACTGGTACGTGGGCGGCTACTGCTGGCAGGCCATGACGGCGTGGGGCGTGGCGCTCGTGGCGGGCCTGTGCTTCACGAAGTGCGACTGGTTCTCGGGGCCGCTGGCGTCGACGTTCGTGGGCAAGTACGGCCTGGGCTGGGCGGCGACGATCGTGATCTCGGCGGTGATGATGGCGGTGCTGCCGGTTCCGCGGGAGAACGGTGCGGGTCGTGTGGAGCGCGCGACGGAGCGGGAGAAGGTCTCCGCGTAG
- the ftsY gene encoding signal recognition particle-docking protein FtsY: MEIVILAVVIAVVALGAISGLVVSSRKKKQLPPAPPSSPSVTAPPAEPHVGEEAETPRAEPRRTVEEVELPEAPAEAETAPVVEPEAAAPAAPAEPEIEVPEPTAGRLVRLRARLSRSQNSLGKGLLTLLSREHLDEDTWEEIEDTLLTADVGVAPTQELVERLRERVKVLGTRTPDELRGLLREELLALIGTDFDRSVHTEPGIGVNGEEKPGVVMVVGVNGTGKTTTTGKLARVLVADGKSVVLGAADTFRAAAADQLQTWGERVGARTVRGPEGGDPASIAFDAVKEGIAEKADVVLVDTAGRLHTKTGLMDELGKVKRVVEKHGSVDEVLLVLDATTGQNGLVQARVFAEVVDITGIVLTKLDGTAKGGIVVAVQRELGVPVKLVGLGEGADDLAPFEPEAFVDALIGD; this comes from the coding sequence ATGGAAATCGTCATCCTTGCTGTAGTCATCGCTGTGGTCGCGCTCGGCGCGATCAGCGGGCTCGTGGTCAGCAGCCGCAAGAAGAAGCAGCTGCCCCCCGCTCCGCCGAGCAGCCCGTCCGTCACCGCGCCGCCCGCCGAGCCGCACGTCGGCGAGGAGGCCGAGACCCCGCGCGCGGAGCCGCGCCGCACCGTCGAAGAGGTGGAGCTCCCCGAGGCCCCGGCCGAGGCGGAGACCGCTCCCGTCGTCGAGCCGGAGGCCGCGGCCCCCGCCGCTCCCGCCGAGCCCGAGATCGAGGTCCCCGAGCCCACGGCCGGCCGCCTCGTGCGCCTGCGCGCCCGCCTCTCCCGTTCGCAGAACTCCCTCGGCAAGGGTCTGCTGACCCTGCTCTCCCGCGAGCACCTCGACGAGGACACGTGGGAGGAGATCGAGGACACCCTGCTCACCGCCGACGTCGGCGTCGCCCCCACCCAGGAGCTGGTGGAGCGGCTGCGCGAGCGGGTGAAGGTGCTCGGCACCCGCACCCCCGACGAGCTGCGCGGCCTGCTCCGTGAGGAACTGCTCGCCCTCATCGGCACGGACTTCGACCGCAGCGTCCACACCGAGCCCGGCATCGGCGTGAACGGCGAGGAGAAGCCCGGCGTCGTCATGGTCGTCGGTGTCAACGGCACCGGCAAGACCACCACCACCGGCAAGCTGGCCCGGGTGCTCGTCGCCGACGGCAAGTCCGTCGTCCTTGGCGCAGCTGACACCTTCCGTGCCGCCGCCGCCGATCAGCTGCAGACCTGGGGCGAGCGCGTGGGTGCCCGGACGGTCCGCGGCCCCGAGGGCGGCGACCCGGCGTCGATCGCGTTCGACGCGGTCAAGGAGGGCATCGCCGAGAAGGCGGACGTCGTCCTCGTCGACACGGCGGGCCGGCTGCACACCAAGACCGGTCTCATGGACGAGCTGGGCAAGGTCAAGCGCGTCGTGGAGAAGCACGGCTCGGTCGACGAGGTGCTGCTGGTCCTGGACGCGACCACCGGCCAGAACGGCCTGGTGCAGGCGCGCGTGTTCGCCGAGGTCGTGGACATCACCGGCATCGTCCTGACCAAGCTGGACGGCACCGCCAAGGGCGGCATCGTCGTGGCGGTCCAGCGCGAGCTGGGCGTCCCGGTCAAGCTCGTCGGCCTGGGTGAGGGCGCGGACGACCTGGCGCCGTTCGAGCCGGAGGCGTTCGTGGACGCGCTCATCGGCGACTGA
- a CDS encoding bifunctional DNA primase/polymerase codes for MGFTIGGIRDLRSTSRRRGRASEPVTTVAEYTGLWGWDVVPGARAARAGGRVTCSCGATGCPSPGAHPLAFAPSVPAGATLDEAAAAWAEVPGAAVLLPVGRSFDVLEVPEAAGRHALARLERMGLPLGPVALTPHERALFFVAPGAASELPQLLYRMGWDDARLDLRGLGRGDHITAPPSDHAGLGPMRWLLPPALDTAGRPPEARLLLGTLAYVCHRSVGPSS; via the coding sequence ATGGGCTTCACAATCGGCGGCATCCGGGATCTGCGCTCGACCTCTCGACGCCGAGGGCGAGCGTCCGAACCGGTGACCACGGTCGCGGAGTACACGGGCCTGTGGGGGTGGGACGTCGTGCCGGGGGCCCGGGCCGCCCGCGCCGGCGGCCGGGTGACCTGCTCGTGCGGGGCCACCGGCTGCCCCTCCCCCGGCGCCCATCCGCTCGCCTTCGCCCCGTCGGTCCCCGCGGGCGCCACGCTGGACGAGGCGGCGGCCGCCTGGGCCGAGGTGCCGGGCGCGGCCGTGCTGCTGCCCGTGGGGCGGTCGTTCGACGTCCTGGAGGTCCCGGAGGCGGCCGGCCGGCACGCGCTGGCGCGGCTGGAGCGGATGGGGCTGCCGCTGGGCCCCGTGGCCCTCACCCCGCACGAGCGCGCGCTGTTCTTCGTCGCCCCCGGCGCCGCCTCGGAACTCCCCCAGCTGCTGTACCGCATGGGGTGGGACGACGCGCGCCTCGACCTGCGGGGCCTGGGCCGCGGAGACCACATCACCGCGCCGCCGTCGGACCACGCGGGTCTGGGCCCGATGCGCTGGCTGCTGCCGCCCGCGCTGGACACGGCCGGCCGGCCCCCGGAGGCCCGGCTGCTGCTGGGCACCCTCGCGTACGTGTGTCACCGGTCCGTCGGGCCGTCGTCCTGA
- a CDS encoding ammonium transporter has protein sequence MNGADTAFVLISAALVMLMTPALAFFYGGMVRVKSALNMLMMSFISLGIVSVLWVLFGYSLAFGDDIGAGLLGDLGHVGFKGITPETLTGGKEGIPVLAFALFQLMFAVITPALMSGALADRVKFSAWSLFITLWVTVVYFPVAHWVWQEDGWLFKLKVIDFAGGTAVHINAGIGALAAVLVVGKRVGFKKDPMRPHSLPLVMLGAGLLWFGWFGFNAGSALAANGVAANMAMNTQVATGAAMLGWLAYERVRHGAFTTLGAASGAVAGLVAITPSGAAVNAFGAILIGLVAGAVCSWAVSWKFRLGFDDSLDVVGVHLVGGVIGTLLVGLLATGGVGGLTQLGRQAAGAFSVMAYSFAVSWLLAKLVDKTVGFRASEDDEVSGIDQAFHAETAYDFSAVGGAPASRSGHQTPAQHLTKKVDA, from the coding sequence TTGAATGGCGCAGACACCGCATTCGTCTTGATCAGTGCCGCGCTCGTGATGCTGATGACACCCGCCCTGGCCTTCTTCTACGGCGGCATGGTGCGGGTGAAGAGCGCGCTCAACATGCTGATGATGTCGTTCATCTCGCTCGGCATCGTCAGCGTCCTGTGGGTGCTCTTCGGCTACTCGCTCGCGTTCGGTGACGACATCGGGGCCGGGCTGCTGGGCGACCTCGGCCACGTCGGCTTCAAGGGCATCACCCCCGAGACGCTCACCGGCGGCAAGGAGGGCATCCCGGTCCTCGCCTTCGCCCTCTTCCAGCTGATGTTCGCGGTCATCACCCCCGCCCTGATGAGCGGCGCCCTCGCCGACCGGGTCAAGTTCAGCGCCTGGTCGCTGTTCATCACCTTGTGGGTGACGGTCGTCTACTTCCCGGTCGCGCACTGGGTGTGGCAGGAGGACGGCTGGCTCTTCAAACTGAAGGTCATCGACTTCGCCGGTGGCACCGCCGTCCACATCAACGCGGGCATCGGCGCCCTCGCCGCCGTGCTCGTGGTCGGCAAGCGCGTCGGCTTCAAGAAGGACCCCATGCGCCCGCACAGCCTGCCGCTGGTGATGCTCGGCGCGGGGCTGCTGTGGTTCGGCTGGTTCGGCTTCAACGCCGGCTCCGCGCTCGCCGCCAACGGCGTCGCCGCCAACATGGCCATGAACACCCAGGTCGCCACCGGCGCCGCCATGCTCGGCTGGCTCGCCTACGAGCGCGTCAGGCACGGCGCGTTCACCACCCTGGGCGCCGCCTCCGGAGCCGTCGCCGGGCTCGTGGCCATCACGCCCTCCGGGGCCGCCGTCAACGCCTTCGGCGCGATCCTCATCGGCCTCGTCGCCGGGGCGGTCTGCTCCTGGGCCGTCAGCTGGAAGTTCCGCCTCGGCTTCGACGACTCCCTCGACGTGGTCGGCGTCCACCTCGTCGGCGGCGTGATCGGTACGCTCCTCGTCGGCCTCCTCGCCACCGGCGGCGTGGGCGGCCTCACCCAGCTCGGCCGGCAGGCGGCCGGAGCGTTCTCGGTGATGGCCTACTCCTTCGCGGTCTCCTGGCTGCTGGCCAAGCTCGTCGACAAGACCGTCGGATTCCGGGCGAGCGAGGACGACGAGGTCAGCGGCATCGACCAGGCCTTCCACGCCGAGACGGCCTACGACTTCAGCGCCGTCGGCGGCGCCCCCGCCTCCCGCAGCGGCCACCAGACCCCCGCTCAGCACCTGACCAAGAAGGTGGACGCGTGA
- a CDS encoding P-II family nitrogen regulator — MKLITAIIKTHQFDAVKAALQAFGVRGLTVTEASGYGRQRGHTEVYRGAEYTIDLVPKIRIEVLAEDADTDDIVDVVVKTARTGKIGDGKVWVVPVETVVRVRTDERGPDAL; from the coding sequence GTGAAGCTCATCACCGCGATCATCAAGACCCACCAGTTCGACGCGGTCAAGGCCGCCCTCCAGGCCTTCGGCGTCCGCGGCCTGACGGTCACCGAGGCCAGCGGGTACGGCCGCCAGCGCGGCCACACCGAGGTCTACCGCGGCGCGGAGTACACCATCGACCTCGTCCCCAAGATCCGCATCGAGGTCCTCGCCGAGGACGCCGACACCGACGACATCGTCGACGTCGTCGTCAAGACTGCCCGCACCGGAAAGATCGGCGACGGCAAGGTCTGGGTCGTCCCGGTCGAGACCGTCGTGCGCGTCCGGACCGACGAGCGCGGTCCGGACGCGCTCTGA
- a CDS encoding [protein-PII] uridylyltransferase — protein MRLLHREDLSGPPLRTALARLTDDWLATLLGPAEGVALVAVGGYGRGELSPRSDLDVLLLHDGTAMSQIAALADRVWYPVWDMGLALDHSVRTPAEARRTAAGDLKVHLGLLDARHLAGDPALTAALRTTAYEDWRAQAPARLPELRELCEERARRQGELRFLLEPDLKEARGGLRDATALRAVAASWLADAPREGLDRARALLLDTRDALHRVTGRATDRLALQEQEQVARRLGLADADTLLREVYEAGRTVSYATDVTWREVTRVLRSRSGRPRLRRILGGRGGRGGFVQPQRVPLAEGVVEQDGEAVLARTARPEHDPVLPLRAAAAAAQAGLPLSPPTVRRLAAAGPLPVPWPAEAREQLVTLLGAGEPTVAVWEALEAEGLVSRLLPEWAHVRCRPQRNPVHRWTVDRHLVETAVRASALTRRVGRPDLLLMAALLHDLGKGHPGDHSEAGETLARALAPRLGFDGADTDVLATLVRHHLLLAETATRRDLDDPATIRAVTDAVGSAGTLELLHALTEADALATGPAAWSTWRASLVADLVRRAGAALAGRPVAARTEPAPPTAGEERLAIEALRTAGPVVALEPPPEGAGQDSVELTVAVPDQPGVLPATAGVLALHRLTVRAAEVRAVAPAPAVGSALLLNWRVAAEYGSPPEAARLRNDLVRALDGSLDVAARLAEREAAYGRRRVVHAPPRVSVVEGVSRAATVLEVRAQDAPGLLHRIGRALEDAGVWVRSARVSTLGASVVDAFYVTGAEGGVLDPEEAAAVARKVRESLGG, from the coding sequence CTGCGGCTCCTGCACCGGGAGGACCTCTCCGGACCGCCCCTGCGCACCGCGCTGGCCCGGCTCACCGACGACTGGCTCGCGACGCTCCTCGGCCCCGCCGAGGGCGTCGCCCTCGTCGCCGTCGGCGGCTACGGCCGCGGCGAACTCTCCCCCCGCAGCGACCTCGACGTCCTGCTCCTGCACGACGGCACCGCCATGTCCCAGATCGCGGCCCTGGCCGACCGCGTCTGGTACCCCGTCTGGGACATGGGCCTCGCCCTCGACCACTCCGTCCGCACCCCCGCCGAGGCCCGCAGGACCGCCGCCGGCGACCTCAAGGTCCACCTCGGCCTCCTCGACGCCCGCCACCTCGCCGGCGACCCCGCCCTCACCGCCGCCCTGCGCACCACCGCCTACGAGGACTGGCGGGCCCAGGCCCCCGCCCGCCTGCCCGAGCTGCGCGAACTGTGCGAGGAGCGGGCTCGGCGCCAGGGCGAACTGCGCTTCCTCCTCGAACCCGACCTCAAGGAGGCCCGCGGCGGACTCCGCGACGCCACCGCCCTGCGGGCCGTCGCCGCCTCCTGGCTCGCCGACGCCCCCCGCGAGGGCCTCGACCGCGCCCGCGCCCTCCTCCTCGACACCCGCGACGCCCTCCACCGCGTCACCGGCCGCGCCACCGACCGGCTCGCCCTCCAGGAGCAGGAGCAGGTCGCCCGCCGGCTCGGCCTCGCCGACGCCGACACCCTGCTCCGCGAGGTCTACGAGGCCGGCCGCACCGTCTCCTACGCCACCGACGTCACCTGGCGCGAGGTCACCCGCGTCCTGCGCTCCCGCTCCGGCCGGCCCCGGCTGCGCCGCATCCTCGGCGGCCGGGGAGGGCGGGGCGGCTTCGTGCAACCCCAGCGCGTCCCGCTCGCCGAAGGCGTGGTCGAGCAGGACGGCGAAGCCGTGCTCGCCCGCACCGCCCGGCCCGAGCACGACCCCGTCCTGCCCCTGCGCGCGGCCGCCGCGGCGGCCCAGGCCGGGCTGCCGCTGTCCCCGCCCACCGTGCGCCGGCTGGCCGCCGCGGGCCCGCTGCCGGTGCCCTGGCCCGCCGAGGCCCGGGAGCAGCTCGTCACCCTGCTCGGCGCGGGGGAGCCGACCGTGGCCGTCTGGGAGGCCCTGGAGGCGGAGGGCCTCGTCTCCCGGCTGCTGCCCGAGTGGGCCCACGTGCGCTGCCGCCCCCAGCGCAACCCCGTCCACCGCTGGACCGTCGACCGGCACCTGGTCGAGACGGCGGTCCGGGCCTCCGCCCTGACCCGCCGCGTCGGCCGCCCCGACCTGCTGCTCATGGCGGCCCTCCTGCACGACCTGGGCAAGGGACACCCCGGCGACCACAGCGAGGCCGGCGAGACGCTCGCCCGCGCCCTCGCCCCCCGCCTCGGCTTCGACGGCGCCGACACCGACGTCCTCGCCACGCTCGTACGCCACCACCTCCTCCTCGCCGAGACCGCCACCCGGCGCGACCTCGACGACCCCGCCACGATCCGCGCCGTCACCGACGCGGTCGGCTCCGCCGGCACGCTGGAGCTGCTGCACGCCCTCACCGAGGCCGACGCCCTCGCGACCGGCCCGGCGGCCTGGAGCACCTGGCGCGCGTCCCTCGTGGCCGACCTCGTCCGCCGCGCGGGCGCCGCGCTCGCCGGCCGCCCCGTCGCGGCCCGCACCGAGCCGGCCCCGCCGACCGCGGGGGAGGAACGGCTGGCGATCGAGGCGCTGCGCACCGCCGGACCGGTCGTGGCCCTGGAGCCGCCGCCGGAGGGCGCGGGCCAGGACTCCGTCGAGCTGACCGTCGCCGTCCCCGACCAGCCGGGCGTGCTGCCCGCCACGGCCGGCGTCCTCGCCCTGCACCGCCTGACGGTCCGTGCCGCCGAGGTCCGGGCGGTGGCCCCGGCCCCCGCCGTCGGCAGTGCGCTCCTGCTGAACTGGCGGGTGGCCGCCGAGTACGGCTCCCCGCCGGAGGCGGCCCGGCTGCGGAACGACCTCGTACGCGCCCTGGACGGCTCCCTGGACGTCGCCGCGCGGCTGGCCGAGCGCGAGGCGGCGTACGGCAGGCGCCGCGTCGTCCACGCGCCGCCCCGCGTCAGCGTGGTGGAGGGCGTCTCCCGGGCGGCAACGGTCCTGGAGGTCCGCGCCCAGGACGCTCCGGGGCTGCTGCACCGCATCGGCCGGGCCCTGGAGGACGCGGGGGTGTGGGTACGCAGCGCACGGGTGAGCACGCTGGGGGCGAGTGTGGTGGACGCGTTCTATGTGACGGGGGCGGAGGGGGGCGTTCTCGACCCGGAGGAGGCGGCCGCGGTGGCCAGGAAGGTGCGGGAGTCCCTGGGCGGCTGA
- the ffh gene encoding signal recognition particle protein, which translates to MFDTLSDRLAATFKSLRGKGRLSEADIDATAREIRIALLEADVALPVVRAFIKQVKERALGSEVSQALNPAQQVIKIVNEELVGILGGETRRLRFAKTAPTVIMLAGLQGAGKTTLAGKLGRWLKAQGHSPLLVACDLQRPNAVNQLSVVAERAGVGVYAPQPGNGVGDPVQVAKDSIEFARAKQYDIVVVDTAGRLGIDAEMMQQAADIRDAVQPQEILFVVDAMIGQDAVNTAEAFRDGVGFDGVVLSKLDGDARGGAALSVAHVTGKQIMFASNGEKLDDFDAFHPDRMASRILGMGDMLSLIEKAEQTFSQDEAEKMAAKLAKGPKEFTLDDFLSQMEQVRKMGSISKLLGMLPGMGQIRDQINNLDERDVDRTAAIIKSMTPAERQDPTIINGSRRARIAKGSGVDVSAVKNLVERFFDARKMMSRMAQGGGMPGMPGLPGMGGGAGRKKKQQKQAKGKRQSGNPMKRKAEEQAAAERREQAQAGNPLGLPAGQDAEKFELPDEFKKFMG; encoded by the coding sequence GTGTTCGATACCCTCTCCGACCGCCTCGCAGCGACTTTCAAGAGCCTCCGGGGCAAGGGCCGCCTCTCCGAGGCGGACATCGACGCCACCGCGCGCGAGATCCGCATCGCCCTGCTCGAGGCCGACGTGGCGCTGCCCGTCGTCCGCGCCTTCATCAAGCAGGTGAAGGAGCGCGCCCTCGGCTCCGAGGTCTCGCAGGCGCTGAACCCGGCCCAGCAGGTCATCAAGATCGTCAACGAGGAGCTCGTCGGCATCCTCGGCGGCGAGACCCGCCGGCTGCGCTTCGCCAAGACCGCGCCGACCGTCATCATGCTCGCCGGTCTCCAGGGTGCCGGTAAGACGACGCTCGCCGGAAAGCTCGGCCGCTGGCTGAAGGCGCAGGGCCACAGCCCGCTGCTCGTCGCCTGTGACCTCCAGCGCCCCAACGCCGTCAACCAGCTCTCCGTCGTCGCCGAGCGCGCCGGCGTCGGCGTCTACGCGCCGCAGCCGGGCAACGGCGTCGGCGACCCGGTGCAGGTCGCCAAGGACTCGATCGAGTTCGCCCGCGCCAAGCAGTACGACATCGTCGTCGTCGACACCGCCGGCCGTCTCGGCATCGACGCCGAGATGATGCAGCAGGCCGCGGACATCCGCGACGCGGTGCAGCCGCAGGAGATCCTCTTCGTCGTCGACGCCATGATCGGCCAGGACGCGGTCAACACCGCCGAGGCCTTCCGTGACGGCGTCGGCTTCGACGGCGTCGTGCTGTCCAAGCTCGACGGCGACGCCCGCGGCGGTGCCGCCCTGTCGGTCGCGCACGTGACCGGCAAGCAGATCATGTTCGCCTCCAACGGCGAGAAGCTGGACGACTTCGACGCGTTCCACCCGGACCGCATGGCGTCCCGCATCCTCGGCATGGGCGACATGCTCAGCCTCATCGAGAAGGCCGAGCAGACCTTCAGCCAGGACGAGGCCGAGAAGATGGCGGCCAAGCTGGCGAAGGGGCCCAAGGAGTTCACGCTCGACGACTTCCTGTCGCAGATGGAGCAGGTCCGCAAGATGGGCTCCATCTCCAAGCTGCTCGGCATGCTGCCGGGCATGGGGCAGATCCGGGACCAGATCAACAACCTCGACGAGCGCGACGTCGACCGCACCGCCGCGATCATCAAGTCGATGACCCCGGCCGAGCGCCAGGACCCGACGATCATCAACGGATCCCGCCGGGCGCGCATCGCCAAGGGTTCGGGCGTGGACGTCAGCGCCGTGAAGAACCTGGTCGAGCGGTTCTTCGACGCCCGCAAGATGATGTCCCGCATGGCTCAGGGCGGCGGCATGCCGGGCATGCCGGGGCTGCCGGGCATGGGCGGCGGAGCCGGTCGCAAGAAGAAGCAGCAGAAGCAGGCCAAGGGCAAGCGCCAGTCGGGCAACCCGATGAAGCGCAAGGCCGAGGAGCAGGCCGCCGCCGAGCGCCGCGAGCAGGCGCAGGCGGGCAACCCGCTGGGTCTGCCGGCCGGGCAGGACGCCGAGAAGTTCGAACTCCCCGACGAGTTCAAGAAGTTCATGGGCTGA